The nucleotide sequence GTGGATGTCGAGCTCCACCCGGCCGCCGCCCGGCATGACGCCACGCACCCGGTAGCGCAGGCCGGCCTCGCCGTTCATGCTCACCCAGGCCTCGGTCACCGTGATGCCCTGGGCGCTGCGGCGCAGGGCGCGCCAGGCCGATTCGGGCAGCTCCTCGGGGGCAATGGCGGCCGGGTCCTTCTCCAGGCTCGAACGGGCGGCCCGGGCCAGGCAGAAGATGAGCAGGATAAACGACAGGTACAGGGCTGCGCCCATGGCGTGGCTCCCAGGGCCGGGCCGGCCCTCACGGGTCGAGGCCGGTTTCCGCCGCCGCACCGGGCGGCGGGAACCGGTTGACCGGGTTACTTCTTGGGAATGGCCCAGTCGGGCAGCACCGTCAGATCGATGCCCCAGACCCAGGGCATCAGGAAATAGACCACCAGGGTGATCTGGATGATGCCGAGGATGTTGAGCCACAGGCCGGTGCGGGCCATCTGGCGGATGGTCACCGCGCCGGAACCGAAGACCACGGCGTTTGGCGGCGTGGCCACGGGCAGCATGAAGGCGTAGGAGCAGGCGATGCAGGCGGCCACGATGGGGCCGAAGGGGTTGATCTTCATGCCCACGGCGATGGCTCCCATGACCGGGATCATGAGCGTGGCCACGGCGGTGTTGGAGGTCACTTCCGTGAGGAAGATGTTGAGCGCCACGATGCAGGCAATGATCCAGATGAGCTGCATGCCTTCGAGATCGACCAAGAGCCCGGCGATGTACTTGGTCAGCCCGGTGTCCTGGAAGCCGTCGGCCAGGCACAGACCGCCGCCAAAAAGCAGGATCACGTCCCAGGGAATCTTGACCGCCGTCTTCCAGTCCAACAGGAACACGCCCTTGTTGAGGTCCGAGGGGATGACGAACAGGAGCAGCGCGCCGGCGATGGCCACCGAGGCGTCGGACACGCCCTTGAAGATGGGCCATTTGACCAGGCCCATGAGGATCCACAAGGTCGCCACCACGGCAAAGACGGCCACGATGAGCTTTTCTTCCTTTTTCATGGCCCCGAGCTTGGCAAGCTCGGCCTGGATGAGCTGCGCGCCCTTGCCCTGGAGGATGTCGCCCTTGACCGGGAAGAGCACCTTGGTCAGCAGCAGCCAGGTGATGATAAGGAAGGTGGCGGCCAGGGGCACGCCCACTTTCATCCAGTCGAGAAAGCTGATGGTCTGGCCGTAGAGCTTGTCGATCTGGGCCACCATGATGGTGTTGGGCGGGGTGCCGATGATGGTGCCCAGGCCGCCGATGGAGGCGGCGTAAGCCAGGGCCAGCATGAGGCTGACGGCAAAGGGATTGTGCCTGAGGTCATGGTCGCCGGTGATGTCGGCGCAGGCCTTGATGATGGCCAGGCCGATGGGCATCATCATGACCGTGGTGGCGGTGTTGGACACCCACATGGACAAAAAGCCGGCCGCCACCATGAAGCCGAGCACGATGCGCGAGGGGCTTGTGCCCACGAGCCGGATGGTGTGCATGGCGATGCGGTAGTGGAGGTTCCAGCGTTCCATGCACACGGCGATGAAAAAGCCGCCCATGAAAAGATAAATGAGATGGTTGGCGTAGGGCAGGGTGGCTTTGGCGCTGGGCATGATCTGCAAAAACGGGAACAGCACGATGGGGATCATGGAGGCGGCCGGAATGGGAATGGCTTCGGTGATCCACCAGGTGGCCATCAGCGCGGTGACCGCCGCGCAATAAACGGCCTGCTGGGACAGGCCGTCATGGGGCGGGATGAGGCACACGAGCAGGAACAGGGCTGGACCCAGGGGCAGGCCGACTTTTCGCATGGTGTCGATCATCAACAATCTCCTTGGTGCATGGCCGTGGTGTTGCGTCGCATGGAAAAAGCGCCGTGGTGGCGGCGGTTGGGCGCGGGTGAAGACACCTCCTTGTTTTGGGCATAAAGCCGCCGCAACCGGCCGGCACATGGCCGGCTGGGACGGTGCGGGCAATCCGCATGGCATTCTTGACAATTTACCGCTTGTTCATGCTATCAGGCGATGCGGAGTTAGATGCAAGGGTGTTATAATCTAAGAGGCGCTTTATAATGCCGTCGGATATTCGCAGCGTGATTCTGGACATGGTCCGCAACAGCGACAGGCCCGTCAAGGACATCGCCGATGCGGTGGGAAAGCCTTATTCAACCCTCATGCGGGAGCTTGATCCAGGCGACGCCCGGGCCAAGCTCGGCGTGGAGCTGCTGCTGCTGCCGCTGATGCAGGCTTGCGATTCCACGGCCCCGCTGCGCTGCCTGGCCGAGGCCCTGGATTGCCGGCTGGTTTCCAACCGGGGCATCACCCCGGACAAGCCGACTTTTCACGAGGAACTCCTCGACACCTACCAGGCCCTGGTGGACTACCACCGGGCCATGCTGGAAGGGCTGCCGCCGGACGTGGTGGGTAAAAAGCGCGAGACGCTCATCCGCCAGCTCAAGGAGGACTTCGCCTTCTACGTGGCCCGAAGCGGCGGCGGAGAAGGCTGACCGGCCGGGCGATCCGTCGCCGGCGGCGGTCATGGGGCCGGCCGGGCAGACGTGCCCTGGAGCCGGACTCCGGCAATGCGGGCCGTGGCTGCCGCGGCTGGGCGCGGCCATGGCTTTTTGCCCCAAGCTGTCTTATCATTTGGATTCACGCCCCCGGCCGGGGGCGGGCAACCCGGCCGAGGCCGGATCGAGGAGTATTGCCATGAGCGCGAAAACCGCGTCGTTTGCAGCTGTCTGCCCCCACTGCGGCCAGGCCGTCACGGCCACGGCCTCGTCGGCCGACGTCACGGCCGGGTCGGTGTCGGTCAAGGAGAAATGCCAGCGCTGCCTGGGCGAGTTCGACGCCATCGCCGAGGCCGACTGCCTGGAATGGGACGACCAGTGCAAGGTCGAGATGAGCCGGTTGGGCTGAGGCCCTGCGGCCAAACAGGGAGGCGGCCGTGGCCTACTGGCTGATCAAGTCCGAACCGGGCTGTTTTTCCATCGACGACCTGGCCGCCGCCCCGGACCGGACCACGGGCTGGGACGGGGTGCGCAATTTTCAGGCCCGCAACTTCCTGCGGGCCATGCGCCTGGGCGACGGCCTGCTTTTTTACCACAGCGTCACCGACCCGGGCGTGGTCGGGCTGGCCGAGGTGGCCCGGGAGGCCTATCCCGACGCCACCGCCCAGGACCCGGACTCGGGCCATTTCGATCCCCGGGCCAGCCCGGACAAGCCGCTGTGGGACATGGTGGACGTGCGCTTTGTGGCCAAATTTCCCGCTCCCGTGCCCCTGGCCGCCCTGCGCGGCGTGCCCGAGCTGGCCGGTATGGAAGTGCTGCGCAAGGGTTCGCGCCTGTCCGTGACGCCGGTGACCGACCGGGAATTTGCCGTCATCCGGGCCATGGGCCTTGGTCAGGGCGGGCCAGGAACCCGTTGACGCCAGGGGAGGGGAGCCGTATCACGGCATTATGAGAAATCCTCCCTGGTTGCCGGTTGTCGGGTTCCCGTTGCCGTCGGCCTGGGTTCTGGCTTTGGTTGTGCTGCTGGACCCCGGGAAAGCCCTGGCCGACGTTTCCCTCCAGAGCCTGAACATGGTTGACGGACTGGGGGGCGTTTTCCCCCAAATGGCCGCCCTGTGGGCCTCCCTGGCTTTGGCCGGGGTCATGGCCGGGATCATCGTGGCCTTGCTGGTCGCCCTGGCCTCGCGCAAGCAGGCCCTGGCCGCCCTTGGCGAGAGCCAGGCGCGCTACCAGGGTGTGGTGGAAAACGCCCCGGCCGCCATCTTCATCGTCAACGCCGCTGGCCGGTTTCTCGACGTCAATCCCAAGGCCTGCCGTCTGACCGGCTATGACCGGGAAACCCTGCTTGGTCTGACCATCGGCGAGGTCCTGGACCAGGACAGCTGGCAGGCCGTGGCCACCTACCTGGCCGATTTCAAGGAAGGAGCCCGCATTGCCGAGGTTTCGGGCCGGCGGCGCGACGGGGCCAAACGCTGGTGGTCGGTTTCGGCCGTGCGCCTGGACGGGGAGCGCGTCCTCGGTTTCGCCGCCGACGTCACCGAGCGCCGCCGCCGCGACGACGCCCGGTCGGTCTTCTACGAGCTGGTGCAAAACGCCGAGCACGTGGTGGTCTTCAAGGACCGGGACCTGCGCTACGTCATGGTCAACCGGGCCTACCAGAATCTCACCGGCCGCCCTCTGGAAGACGTCGTCGGCAAGACCGACCCCGAAGCCTTCGAGGGCTTGTCCGCTCCCGAGCAGATCGCCCGGTATGTGGAAAACGACCGCCGCGCCCTGAATCTGCCCCGGGGCCGCACCCTGACCAGCGAGGAGGAAATGCGCGGCGAAGGGGGCGGCGTTCGCACCTTTTTGACCAAGAAATTTCCGGTCTACGCCGAGGACGGCCGGCTGCTTGGCGTGGCCACCATGGCCTCGGAGATCACCGAGCGCAAAAAGGCCGAGGCCCGGCTTCGCGAAAGCGAAGGCCGTTACCGGCTTTTGGCCGAGCTGGCCCCGGTCTCCATCATGGCCTTTGACGCGGCCGGCCGCATCATCTTCGTCAACCGGCGGCATCTGGACACCTTTGCCGCCGGCCGGCGGGACCGCGACTATTTCCTGGGTCGGCGGCTCACCGACCTGCCGGGCATCGTGCGGGCCGGCATCGCCGGAAAGCTGGCCCCGCTGCTGGAGGGGCGCGAGGTCGATCTGGAGGCCGTGCATTTTCCCGAATTCACGGGCGGCCACTCCGGCTACGTCAACCTGCGCGGCGTGCCGTTTTTGCGCGACGACGGCTCCCTGGCCGGCGGCATCCTCATCCGCGAGGACGTCACGGCCCGCATCGAGATGGAGCGCACCCTCACCGCCGCACGCAACGAGGCCCAGGCCGCCAATCAGACCAAATCGGAATTCCTGGCCAACATGAGCCACGAGATCCGCACGCCCCTAAACGGCGTCCTGGGGATGCTCCAGCTCCTGCGCGACACGCCGCTGACCGCCGAGCAGGGCGAGTACGCCGACCTGGCCATCCAGTCGAGCCGGCGGCTCACCCGCCTTTTGGCCGACATCCTGGATCTGTCCAGGGTGGAGGCCGGCAAAATGGCCATTTTGTGCGAGTCCTTCGAACTGGCCCGGGCCGTGACCGAGGCTGTGGAGCTGTTTCGGCCTTCCGCCCGCCAGGCCGGCGTGGAATTGCGCGTCTACGTCGATGCGGCCTTGCCGGCCCGGGTGGCCGGCGACGCCGCCCGGTTCCAGCAGGTGCTGGCCAACCTCGTGGGCAATGCGCTCAAATTCACCGCCAAAGGGTCGGTGGCCGTGGAGGCCTATCCCCTGCCGCCGCGTCGGGAGGGCGAGACGCGGGCGCTTTTCTCCGTGGCCGACACCGGCTGCGGCATCGCCGACGCCGATCTCACCCGCCTGTTCGAACCCTTTGTCCAGGGCAGCCGGGGCTACAGCCGCAATGCCCAGGGCGCGGGGCTGGGGCTTTCCATCTGCAAAAGCCTGGTCGAACTCATGGGCGGGAACATCGCCGTGGACAGCGAGGTGGGACGGGGCACGACCATCTTTTTCTGCTGCTCCTTTAACGTGTGCGAGCCGGCCGGGCAGGCCGCCGCCCCCGTGGCCGCTCCGGCCGCGCCAGGCGGTTTGCGGGTGCTTGTGGCCGAGGACGACCGCATCACCCGGCTGGCCGTGCGCCGGCTGCTGGAAAAGGAAGGCCATGCCGTGGCCGAGGCCGTCGACGGCGTCCAGGCCCTGGAGGCCCTGCTCCGACAACCCTTTGACCTCGTGCTCATGGATATCCAGATGCCCGGCCTCGACGGCGTCCAGGCCGTTCGGGTCATGCGCGACGACCCCCGTTACGCCGTCGTGGCCGGCCTGCCCGTGGTGGCCCTGACCGCCTTCGCCATGGCCGGCGACCGGGAGGCCTTCCTGACCGCCGGCATGGACGCCTATGTGCCCAAGCCCGTGTTTCGCGACGAACTGCTGCGGGCCATGGAAGACGCCCTGGCCGCCGGCCGGGCCAGAAACGTCTGATTTTCCTCCTTTGACCGGTTTGCCGCGCTGCAAAGCGGCGGCGCGCCGGCCCCGACCGTCGCGGGAGATGGCCCGCGGCGTCGGCCGAGCGCAGCGGGGTCGCCTTGACCGGGCCGCCCCGGCTTGGCAGGGCGGCGCTTTTTCCGTACCGTTTCCCCGTGCGTCCGCCAGGAACCGTCCTTTTCGCCATGCCCCGCCTTGCCGGCCTGCGCGCCGTCGTGGCCGTCCTGTGCGTGGCGGCTTCGCTGGCCGCCGCGGCCGTGGGGCATGGCGCCGAATTCGTGCCCGGCGTCACCCGGCCGGTGGTGGTCGGCGGCGACCGCGACTATCCCCCCTACGAATACCTCGACAAGAACGGCCAGCCGGCCGGCTTCAACGTGGACCTCGCCCGGGCCATCGGCGAGGTCATGGGGATGCGCGTGGAGTTTCGCCTGGGTTCCTGGGCCGAGATGCGCCAGGCGCTGCTGGACGGCGAGGTGGACATCCTTGAAGGCATGAGTTTCTCCGAGGAGCGCGCCGCCGAAGAGGTGGACTTCGCGCCGCCAAGCGCCGTGGTCAACCACGCCATCTTTGCCCGTAAAGGCGAACGCCTGGCCCGCAGCCTCGACGATCTGGCCGGAAAAAAAGTCATTATCCACCGTCGCGGCTATATGCACGACCAACTGGCCGCCAGGGGTTACGAGCAGGACCTCATCCTCACCGACACCCCGGCCGACGGCCTGCGCCTTCTGGCCTCCGGGGTCGGCGATTTCGCCGTGGTGGCCATGCTGCCCGGCAACTACATCATCCGCGACAACAAGCTCGACAACATCGAGGTGGTGGCCCGCTCCGTGGCCACCCTGCGCTACGGCTTCGCCGTGAAAAAGGGCAACGAGGCCCTGCTCGCCCGCTTCAGCGAAGGCCTGGCCATCCTGCGCGGCACCGGCCAGTACGAGGCGCTCTACAACAAATGGCTCGGCGTCCTGGAGGACCGGCCCCTGCCCTGGACCACCGTGGCCCGCTACGCCGGGGCCGTGGGCCTGCCGCTTTTGGCGCTTTTGGGCGGCTCCATGCTCTGGACGCATTTTCTGCGCCGGCAAGTGGCCCAGCGCACCGCCTCCCTGTCCCAGGCCCTGGACGAACTCTCCCGCAACCAGCGCCAGCTCGTCCAGGCCGACAAGATGGCCGCCCTGGGCATCCTCGTCTCCGGCGTGGCCCATGAGATCAATAATCCCAATGGTTTGATTCTTCTCAATATCCCCATCCTGCGCAAGGCCCAGGCCGACGCCGTGCGGCTGCTGGCCCGCCGCTACGAGGAGGAAGGCGATTTTCTCCTGGGCGGCATCCCCTTTTCGCGCATGCGAAACGAACTGCCGCGCCTTCTGGAGGAAATGCAGGAAGGAGCCCAGCGCATCAAACGCATCGTCAACGACCTCAAGGACTTTGCCCGCCGCGAAGAAGGCTCGGCCCGGTCGCTCATTGATCTGGCCGACGCCGCCCGCATGGCCGTGCGCCTGCTTGACGCCGCCATCCGCAAGGCCACCGACCGCTTTACCGCCGTCTACGAACCCGACCTGCCCCTGGTCTGGGGCCATGCCCAGCGCATCGAGCAGGTCGTGGTCAACCTTGTGCTCAACGCCTGCCAGGCCCTGCCCGACCGCGACCGGGCCATTGTCCTGGAAGTCGTCCACGACGTGGAAAAAAACCAGGTGGTGCTGGCCGTGCGCGACGAGGGCACGGGCATCGCCCCCGAACACCTGCCCCACCTCACCGACCCCTTTTTCACCACCAAGCGCGAGACCGGCGGCACCGGCCTTGGCCTGTCCGTCTCCGCCGGCATCCTCAAGGAATACGGCGCGACCCTGTCCTTCCACTCCGTCCCGGGCCGGGGAACCACGGCCGTGGTCGCCTTTCCCGTGGCCAACATGGAGCACGCCGCGTGAGCGACACCCCCTTTCCCGCCTTCGGTATTCTGCTCGTGGACGACGAGCCGGCCTGGCTGCGCTCTTTGTCCCTGACGCTGGAGTCCTCGGCCGGCGTCACCAACCTCTTTTTGTGCCAGGACAGCCGCGACGTGCTGCCGCTGCTGCAAAAAGGCGGCATCCGCCTGGCCCTGCTCGACCTGACCATGCCAGGCCTGTCCGGCGAGGAGCTGCTGGCCCGCATCGGCGAGGAGCACCCGGAAGTGGCCGTCATTATCGTCAGCGGCGTCAACCAGCTCGACACCGCCGTGCGCTGCATGAAGCTCGGGGCCTTTGACTACTACGTCAAGACCGACGAGGAAGACCGCATCGTCAGCGGTGTGCTGCGGGCCATCCGCATGATCGAAATGCGCGACGAAAACCGGGCCGTCTCCGACAGCCTGGCCGCCGGAACCCTGTCGCGCCCCGAGGCCTTCGCCGGCATCGTCACCCGCTCCCGGGCCATGTTCCAGGTCTTTGCCTACATCGAGGCCGTGGCGAAAAGCAGCCAGCCCCTGCTCGTCACCGGCGAATCCGGCGTGGGCAAGGAAAACGTGGTCCGGGCCGTCCACGGCCTGAGCGGCCGTACCGGCCCCCTGGTCGCGGTCAACGTGGCCGGCCTGGACGATACGGTTTTTGCCGACACCCTGTTCGGCCACGTGCGTGGGGCCTACACCGGGGCCGAGGCCGCCCGCAAAGGCATGATCGAGGAAGCGGCCGGAGGGACGCTTTTCCTCGACGAAATCGGCGACTTGTCCATCGCCTCCCAGGTCAAGCTCCTGCGCTTGCTCCAGGAAGGCGAGTATTTCGCCCTGGGCAGCGATCTGCCCAAGCGCCTTCAGGCCCGGGTGGTGGTGGCCACCCACCGCGACCTGGCCGTCGAGGAAGCGGCCGGCCGCTTCCGGCGCGACCTCTATTTCCGCCTGCGCACCCACCAGACCCGCATTCCCCCCTTGCGCGAACGCCGCGAGGACATCGAACCCCTGGCCCGCCATTTCCTGGCCGAGGCCGCCGCCGCCATGGGCAAGCCCGTGCCGGCCATGCCCCGGGAACTTCCGGGCTGCCTGGCCGGTTACGCCTTTCCCGGCAACATCCGCGAACTGCGGGCCATGCTCTACGACGCCGTGAGCCTGACCACCGGCCCCGCCCTGGCCCTGGACGGCATCCAGGCCGCCGTCGGTCGCTGCGACGCCTGCCGCGAGGCCCCCCCGGCCAACCTGTTCGCCGGCTGCGACCGCCTGCCCACCTTTGCCGAGGCCGCCGAGCTCCTCGTGGACGAAGCCCTGGCCCGGGCCGGCGGCAACCAGACCCTGGCCGCCCGGCTTCTGGGCGTCTCCCAGCCCGCCCTGTCCAAACGCCTCAAAGCCCGCCGAGACGCCGAAGGCGGCGAGTAGGGGGAGGGCGAACGGAGAAGCGGGGAGAATAGCGGAGAAGAGAAAGCATGCCTCCGGCGGCCGGGGGCCTGAGGCCCCCGGAACCCCCATATGGGGAAAGGTTTTAAGGGGTTCTGGGCGGGGCTTGGCACTCTGTCGGTTGGGGAGCCAAAGAGGCCGTGAATGATGCTTGGCGGGAACCGCGAGGCTCCGGCGGCCGGGGATGTCGGCTGGGCAGGGAGACGGCGGGGCTGGCCGGAAAAAAAGGGGTTCTCGTTTTGGGGCCGCAGGCCCGGCCAGCGGGGAAAGCGGGCAACTATAACTTTGGGAATGATCGAACGCAGGATGTTATGACTTTTGTAAGATGTTAGAATAAAACGATTTCGTGAGATCGCGCCGGGGCCGGCCATAACCTGGGTTATGGCCGGCCCCGGCGTCTTTTCTTTGATTGTGACGAATTTCTCATAAGCGGCGCGTGGTTAGCGCCGCTTCCTCGTCCTGGCATCGTCCCTGCTATGGCAGCCTTGCCAGTACCCCTCCGGCCGGTCCGCCGGCGGCGGCGGCCCCGAGGGAAGGGCCGCCGTCGCTGGCGGGAAACCGCTTCGCCGCTTCCCGACGGGCCGGGGCAGGGGACGGCCGCATCCGGGCTGACGCGGGCCGACAGGCCGCGCCGCGAATATTGCAACCGAGGAAAGGAGAGATCGTCATGTTGACCATGCAACTTTGCGTCATCTTGCTGTGCCTGCTGCTCGGCACCCGCTACGGCGGCATGGGCCTGGGCCTGATAAGCGGCATCGGCCTGTTCGTTTTGTGCTTCGTCTTCGGCGTCCAGCCCGGCAAGCCGCCCATCGACGTCATGCTCACCATCCTGGCCGTCATCGGCTGCGCCGCCACCCTGCAGACCGCCGGCGGCCTCGACGTCCTCATGCGCGCCGCCGAGCGCGTCCTGCGCAAGCACCCCGAACACATCACGCTCCTGGCCCCCATCACCACCTGGTCGCTCACCGTCATGTGCGGCACCGGACACGTGGCCTACACCATGTTCCCCATCATCTACGACATCGCCATCAACAAGGGCATCCGTCCCGAGCGTCCCATGGCCGTGGCCTCGGTCTCGGCCCAGATCGGCGTGTGCGCTTCGCCGGTGTCCGTGGCCGCCGTGTCCATGGTCTCCATGCTGGCCCAGGCCCATGGCATCGGCAAGGCCATCAGCATCGTCGATCTCCTGTCCGTCTCCATCCCGGCCACCTTCTTCGGCGTGCTGTGCGCCGGCCTGTGGAGCATGCGCCGGGGCAAGGATCTGGACAAGGACCCGGAATTCCAGGCTAAGCTGGCCGATCCCGAACAGAAGGCCTACATCTACGACGGCGGCGCGACCCTGCTCGACAAGGTCTTTTCCAAGGAATCCTACCGGGCCGTGTGGTTCTTCTTCGCCGCCATCGCCGCCGTGGTGGTGCTTGGCGCTTTCAGCGAACTGCGTCCCTCCTTTGGCGTGCCGGGCAAGCTCAAGCCCCTGTCCATGAACCTGGTCATCCAGATGGTCATGCTCATGGCCGGCGCGTTCATCCTCATCTTCTGCAAGGTCAAGCAGCAGACCATCGCCAACAGCGCGGTCTTCAAGGCCGGCATGGTGGCCATCTTCTCGGTCTTCGGCGTGGCCTGGATGACCGACAGCTTCTTTGAGGCCCATTACGAGACTTTGAAGGCCAGCCTGTCCGCCGTGGTGGTGGCCTACCCCTGGACCTACGCCATCGTGCTGGTGGTCGTGTCCAAGCTGGTCAACAGCCAGGCCGCCGCCCTGGCCGCCGTGGTGCCCCTGGGCTTGTCCCTGGGCCTGGAACCCAAGATCCTGCTGGCCTTTTTGCCCATGTGCTACGGCTACTTCATCCTGCCGACCTACCCGAGCGATCTGGCCTGCATCAACTTCGACCGCTCCGGCACGACCCGCATCGGCAAGTACATCTTAAATCACAGCTTCATCATTCCCGGGGCCATCGGCGTCGGCTGCGGTACCCTCATGAGCTACACCCTGGTCAAGATCTTCATGTAATCGCGGGAGATTGGAACAACGCCATGCGTACTATCGACAAGAAAACCGTGGTGGAGGCCGTGGCCGCCCTGTGCATGGAGGCCAACCGGTTCCTGCCAGCGGACGTGCTCGCCGCCTTTGCCCGGGCCAAGGCCGCCGAATCCTCGGCGGCCGCCCGGGAAGTGTTCAACCAGTTGGAAGAAAACGCCGCCCTGGCCAAGGAAACCGGACTGCCCCTGTGCCAGGACTGCGGCCTGGGCGTCTTTTTCGTGGAAGTCGGCGAGGACGTGCGCCTGGCCGGCGGCGGCCTGCGGGAAGCCATCAACGAAGGCATGGTCAGGGGCTATCAGGACGGCTTTTTGCGCAAGTCCACCTGCGACCCGTTTAGCCGCAAAAACGTCGGCGACAACTCGCCGGCCATCGTCCATTTCGATCTCGTGCCCGGCGACAGGCTCAAAATCACCATGATGGCCAAGGGCGGCGGTTCGGAGAACATGTCCCGGGTCATGATGCTGGCCCCGGCCCAGGGCTGGAAAGGCGTGCGCGAGTTCGTCATCCGCCGGGTGGCCGAATCCGGGTCCAATCCCTGCCCGCCCATCATCGTGGGCGTCGGCATCGGCGGCAACTTCGAGCTTGCCGCCATCAATTCCAAAAAAGCCCTCATGCGCGAGCTGGACGACGTCCATGCCGATCCCGAGGTCGCGGCCATGGAGGCCGATCTGCTGGCCTCCATCAACCGCCTGGGCATCGGCCCCATGGGCCTGGGCGGGGGCACGACCTGCCTTGGCGTCAAGGTCAAGCTCGCTCCCTGCCATCTGGCCAGCCTGCCCCTGGCCGTCAACATCCAGTGCCACAGCGCCCGGCATAAGGAGGTCACGCTCTGATGGCCGAACATCACCTGACCACGCCGCTCACCGACGCCGACGTGTCCAAGCTGCGGGCCGGCGACGTCGTCTACTTGACCGGCGTCATCTACACCGGCCGCGACGCCGCCCACAAACGCATCGTGGACGCCCTGGACGCGGGCGAAAATCCGCCGTTTCCGCTGCAGGGCGCGGTCATCTACTACGTCGGCCCCTCGCCGGCCCGTCCCGGCCGTCCCATCGGTTCGGCCGGCCCCACCACCTCCTATCGCATGGATTCCTATGCCCCGCGCCTGCTCAAGCTCGGCCTCAAGGGCATGATCGGCAAGGGGATGCGCGCCGCGCCCGTGCGCGAGGCCATGGAAACCGAGATGGCCGTCTATTTCGGGGCCACCGGCGGGGCCGGGGCGCTTCTCGGCCTGCGCATCAAGGACGCCAAGGTCATCGCCTACGAAGACCTCGGCCCCGAGGCCGTGCGGGAGTTGACCGTGGAAAATTTCCCGGTGCTGGTCATTAACGACTGCGTGGGCGGCGACCTCTACGCCGTGCCCGACCTGGAGGCCGCCCTTGGCTAGCCCGGGGGCCGTATCGGCCGGCGGCGTCTGTCCGGGCGGCCCCAAACCCCTCTACGCTTCCCTCTACTTCTGGGTGGTGGCCGGCATCGTGGCCGGCATCGTCCTGGGGCTGGTCCCGGCCACCAAGGGCCTGGCCATGGAGATGCAGCCCTTTGGCACGGCCTTTATTCGCATGGTGAAGATGATCATCGCGCCCATCATCTTCTGCACCGTGGTCACCGGCATCGCCAAGATGGGCGACATGGGGAAAGTCGGCCGCGTTGGCCTCAAGTGCATGCTCTACTTCTGGGCCATGACCTTGTGCGCCCTGGCCATTGGCCTGGTCGTGGTCAATCTGCTGCAGCCCGGGGCCGGCATGGACGACTACGCCGCCCGGATGCAGGCCAACCAGGCCGAGACGGCCAAGGTGGAGGAGTTCGCCGGCAAGGCCAGAAAGCTCTCCACCACCGAGTTCATGCTCAACATCGTGCCCCATTCGGCGGTGGACGCCTTTGCCAAGGGCGACATCCTGCAGGTGCTTTTTTTCTCCATCCTCTTCGGCGTCGGCCTGGCCAGCCTGGGGGAAAAGACCAAGCGCCTCGTCGGCGTCATTGACGAGTTCGGCCAGGG is from Solidesulfovibrio magneticus RS-1 and encodes:
- a CDS encoding transporter substrate-binding domain-containing protein — protein: MPRLAGLRAVVAVLCVAASLAAAAVGHGAEFVPGVTRPVVVGGDRDYPPYEYLDKNGQPAGFNVDLARAIGEVMGMRVEFRLGSWAEMRQALLDGEVDILEGMSFSEERAAEEVDFAPPSAVVNHAIFARKGERLARSLDDLAGKKVIIHRRGYMHDQLAARGYEQDLILTDTPADGLRLLASGVGDFAVVAMLPGNYIIRDNKLDNIEVVARSVATLRYGFAVKKGNEALLARFSEGLAILRGTGQYEALYNKWLGVLEDRPLPWTTVARYAGAVGLPLLALLGGSMLWTHFLRRQVAQRTASLSQALDELSRNQRQLVQADKMAALGILVSGVAHEINNPNGLILLNIPILRKAQADAVRLLARRYEEEGDFLLGGIPFSRMRNELPRLLEEMQEGAQRIKRIVNDLKDFARREEGSARSLIDLADAARMAVRLLDAAIRKATDRFTAVYEPDLPLVWGHAQRIEQVVVNLVLNACQALPDRDRAIVLEVVHDVEKNQVVLAVRDEGTGIAPEHLPHLTDPFFTTKRETGGTGLGLSVSAGILKEYGATLSFHSVPGRGTTAVVAFPVANMEHAA
- a CDS encoding phage regulatory CII family protein; amino-acid sequence: MPSDIRSVILDMVRNSDRPVKDIADAVGKPYSTLMRELDPGDARAKLGVELLLLPLMQACDSTAPLRCLAEALDCRLVSNRGITPDKPTFHEELLDTYQALVDYHRAMLEGLPPDVVGKKRETLIRQLKEDFAFYVARSGGGEG
- a CDS encoding PAS domain-containing hybrid sensor histidine kinase/response regulator yields the protein MRNPPWLPVVGFPLPSAWVLALVVLLDPGKALADVSLQSLNMVDGLGGVFPQMAALWASLALAGVMAGIIVALLVALASRKQALAALGESQARYQGVVENAPAAIFIVNAAGRFLDVNPKACRLTGYDRETLLGLTIGEVLDQDSWQAVATYLADFKEGARIAEVSGRRRDGAKRWWSVSAVRLDGERVLGFAADVTERRRRDDARSVFYELVQNAEHVVVFKDRDLRYVMVNRAYQNLTGRPLEDVVGKTDPEAFEGLSAPEQIARYVENDRRALNLPRGRTLTSEEEMRGEGGGVRTFLTKKFPVYAEDGRLLGVATMASEITERKKAEARLRESEGRYRLLAELAPVSIMAFDAAGRIIFVNRRHLDTFAAGRRDRDYFLGRRLTDLPGIVRAGIAGKLAPLLEGREVDLEAVHFPEFTGGHSGYVNLRGVPFLRDDGSLAGGILIREDVTARIEMERTLTAARNEAQAANQTKSEFLANMSHEIRTPLNGVLGMLQLLRDTPLTAEQGEYADLAIQSSRRLTRLLADILDLSRVEAGKMAILCESFELARAVTEAVELFRPSARQAGVELRVYVDAALPARVAGDAARFQQVLANLVGNALKFTAKGSVAVEAYPLPPRREGETRALFSVADTGCGIADADLTRLFEPFVQGSRGYSRNAQGAGLGLSICKSLVELMGGNIAVDSEVGRGTTIFFCCSFNVCEPAGQAAAPVAAPAAPGGLRVLVAEDDRITRLAVRRLLEKEGHAVAEAVDGVQALEALLRQPFDLVLMDIQMPGLDGVQAVRVMRDDPRYAVVAGLPVVALTAFAMAGDREAFLTAGMDAYVPKPVFRDELLRAMEDALAAGRARNV
- a CDS encoding EVE domain-containing protein, which encodes MAYWLIKSEPGCFSIDDLAAAPDRTTGWDGVRNFQARNFLRAMRLGDGLLFYHSVTDPGVVGLAEVAREAYPDATAQDPDSGHFDPRASPDKPLWDMVDVRFVAKFPAPVPLAALRGVPELAGMEVLRKGSRLSVTPVTDREFAVIRAMGLGQGGPGTR
- a CDS encoding SLC13 family permease, with protein sequence MIDTMRKVGLPLGPALFLLVCLIPPHDGLSQQAVYCAAVTALMATWWITEAIPIPAASMIPIVLFPFLQIMPSAKATLPYANHLIYLFMGGFFIAVCMERWNLHYRIAMHTIRLVGTSPSRIVLGFMVAAGFLSMWVSNTATTVMMMPIGLAIIKACADITGDHDLRHNPFAVSLMLALAYAASIGGLGTIIGTPPNTIMVAQIDKLYGQTISFLDWMKVGVPLAATFLIITWLLLTKVLFPVKGDILQGKGAQLIQAELAKLGAMKKEEKLIVAVFAVVATLWILMGLVKWPIFKGVSDASVAIAGALLLFVIPSDLNKGVFLLDWKTAVKIPWDVILLFGGGLCLADGFQDTGLTKYIAGLLVDLEGMQLIWIIACIVALNIFLTEVTSNTAVATLMIPVMGAIAVGMKINPFGPIVAACIACSYAFMLPVATPPNAVVFGSGAVTIRQMARTGLWLNILGIIQITLVVYFLMPWVWGIDLTVLPDWAIPKK